Proteins from a genomic interval of Haliaeetus albicilla chromosome 13, bHalAlb1.1, whole genome shotgun sequence:
- the NAA38 gene encoding N-alpha-acetyltransferase 38, NatC auxiliary subunit isoform X1, whose translation MAEAPGEAGGGGRGLEDPNIGSEEGATPVPSAEGGAAGCPPQDPGSGEEGGAHPRARRRLEALLNRSLRIRMSDGRTLVGAFLCTDRDANVILGSAQEFLKASDSFPGSEPRVLGLAMVPGHHIVSIEVERDGAAGPPYP comes from the exons ATGGCGGAAGCGCCGGGGgaggcgggaggcggcgggcggggcctggag gaccccaacATCGGAAGCGAGGAGGGTGCCACCCCCGTTCCCTCCGCGGAGGGGGGCGCCGccgggtgccccccccaggaccccggCAGCGGCGAGGAGGGGGGGGCGCACccccgggcccggcggcggctgGAAGCGTTGCTGAACCGCAGCCTCCGCATCCGCATGTCGGACGGCCGGACCCTGGTGGGAGCCTTCCTCTGCACCGACCGCGACGCCAACGTCATCCTCGGCTCCGCGCAGGAGTTCCTCAAGGCCTcgg actcGTTCCCGGGCAGCGAGCCGCGGGTGCTGGGCCTGGCCATGGTCCCCGGCCACCACATCGTCTCCATCGAGGTGGAGCGGGAcggcgccgccggcccccccTACCCCTGA
- the NAA38 gene encoding N-alpha-acetyltransferase 38, NatC auxiliary subunit isoform X2: MAEAPGEDPNIGSEEGATPVPSAEGGAAGCPPQDPGSGEEGGAHPRARRRLEALLNRSLRIRMSDGRTLVGAFLCTDRDANVILGSAQEFLKASDSFPGSEPRVLGLAMVPGHHIVSIEVERDGAAGPPYP, from the exons ATGGCGGAAGCGCCGGGGgag gaccccaacATCGGAAGCGAGGAGGGTGCCACCCCCGTTCCCTCCGCGGAGGGGGGCGCCGccgggtgccccccccaggaccccggCAGCGGCGAGGAGGGGGGGGCGCACccccgggcccggcggcggctgGAAGCGTTGCTGAACCGCAGCCTCCGCATCCGCATGTCGGACGGCCGGACCCTGGTGGGAGCCTTCCTCTGCACCGACCGCGACGCCAACGTCATCCTCGGCTCCGCGCAGGAGTTCCTCAAGGCCTcgg actcGTTCCCGGGCAGCGAGCCGCGGGTGCTGGGCCTGGCCATGGTCCCCGGCCACCACATCGTCTCCATCGAGGTGGAGCGGGAcggcgccgccggcccccccTACCCCTGA
- the CYB5D1 gene encoding LOW QUALITY PROTEIN: cytochrome b5 domain-containing protein 1 (The sequence of the model RefSeq protein was modified relative to this genomic sequence to represent the inferred CDS: inserted 1 base in 1 codon; deleted 1 base in 1 codon), whose protein sequence is MATGGAAAQPRRLLRREVAARDRQRWVSARGRGLRLGPFLRDRQGDPQLRPLLEAAGSDVSHWFDPQTGDPLTRVDPQSGLLCCCVPGGPGGAPPEPRSDWAPPEAPPWWEDPRLEVGRLTAAPQHLRLLNTLTGQEHIIEACGEQAGGLVERALPWNAHAGGYAWRCGGAPLHPDQPPPAPDRDGXPPHHPPLLHRRLPRAITVVGNPKTPLPPPKPCAPPDPSQNPCWHPQPHQAPPKHE, encoded by the exons ATGGCGacgggcggcgcggcggcccaGCCCCGCCGGCTGCTGCGGCGGGAGGTGGCGGCCCGGGACCGGCAGCGCTGGGTCAGCGCCCGCGGCCGCGGCCTGCGGCTGGGCCCCTTCCTCCGGGACCGGCAAG gTGACCCCCAGCTGCGCCCGCTCCTGGAGGCGGCAGGCAGCGACGTCAGCCACTGGTTCGACCCCCAGACCGGGGAC CCGCTGACCCGCGTGGACCCCCAGTCCggcctgctgtgctgctgcgtGCCCGGGGGGCCGGGAGGGGCCCCCCCCGAACCCCGCTCGGACTGGGCCCCCCCGGAGGCCCCCCCGTGGTGGGAGGACCCCCGGCTGGAAGTGGGGCGCCTGACGGCCGCCCCCCAACACCTGCGGCTCCTCAACACCCTGACAGGGCAGGAGCACATCATCGAG GCCTGCGGGGAGCAGGCGGGGGGGCTGGTGGAGCGGGCGCTGCCCTGGAACGCCCACGCGGGGGGCTACGCCTGGCGCTGCGGGGGGGCC CCCCTGCACCCCGaccagccccccccggcccccgacCGCGACG TCCCCCCCCACCATCCTCCTCTACTTCACCGACGACTTCCTCGAGCAATAACCGTGGTAGggaaccccaaaaccccattaccacccccaaaaccctgcGCACCCCCCGACCCCTCCCAAAACCCCTGCTGGCACCCCCAACCTCACCAGGCACCCCCAAAACATGAGTAg